From a single Nocardioides sp. dk884 genomic region:
- a CDS encoding HpcH/HpaI aldolase/citrate lyase family protein, producing MSETVYTPLRSVLYMPSSNARALEKATSIACDALILDLEDAVAPDAKDAAREAACAAVASGAYGRRAVTIRVNGLGTEWHQADLAAAAQAGPAAIVVPKVNSAAEVKQLVAAMEHAGAPEHTKLWAMIETPVAILDVLAIARASERLTAFVIGTNDLVKELYAEHVPGRAPILPSLHTALLAARAAGIAILDGVYNDVKDTDGFLAECRQGREMGFDGKTLIHPGQVAGANEAFAPSAQAVEDARGLIQAWEDGQGAGVVTYRGRMVENLHVESARRTLSIHEAILALGD from the coding sequence ATGAGCGAGACCGTCTACACCCCGCTGCGCTCGGTGCTCTACATGCCGAGCTCCAACGCGCGGGCCCTGGAGAAGGCCACGTCGATCGCGTGCGACGCGCTGATCCTCGACCTCGAGGACGCCGTCGCCCCCGACGCCAAGGACGCCGCCCGCGAAGCCGCCTGCGCCGCCGTCGCCTCCGGCGCGTACGGCCGGCGCGCGGTCACCATCCGCGTCAACGGCCTCGGCACCGAGTGGCACCAGGCCGACCTCGCGGCCGCAGCGCAGGCGGGCCCGGCGGCGATCGTCGTACCGAAGGTCAACAGCGCCGCCGAGGTCAAGCAGCTGGTCGCCGCGATGGAGCACGCCGGGGCGCCGGAGCACACCAAGCTCTGGGCGATGATCGAGACGCCGGTGGCGATCCTCGACGTGCTCGCGATCGCCCGCGCCTCCGAGCGGCTCACCGCGTTCGTGATCGGCACCAACGACCTGGTCAAGGAGCTGTACGCCGAGCACGTGCCCGGTCGCGCGCCGATCCTGCCCTCGCTGCACACCGCCCTGCTGGCCGCCCGCGCGGCCGGGATCGCGATCCTGGACGGCGTCTACAACGACGTGAAGGACACCGACGGGTTCCTCGCCGAGTGCCGCCAGGGCCGGGAGATGGGCTTCGACGGCAAGACCCTCATCCACCCCGGGCAGGTGGCCGGCGCCAACGAGGCGTTCGCGCCCTCCGCGCAGGCCGTCGAGGACGCCCGCGGGCTGATCCAGGCCTGGGAGGACGGCCAGGGCGCCGGAGTGGTGACCTACCGGGGCCGGATGGTGGAGAACCTGCACGTGGAGTCCGCGCGGCGCACGCTGAGCATCCACGAGGCGATCCTGGCCCTGGGCGACTGA